A single genomic interval of Bacillus sp. es.036 harbors:
- the buk gene encoding butyrate kinase, whose amino-acid sequence MTDKVYRLLVINPGSTSTKIGVFDNERAVFEKSLRHDTDEINQFKTIIDQYEFRKNTILEALDEEDINISRLSAVVGRGGLLRPIEGGTYSVNERMLEDLRNGYSGEHASNLGGIIAFEIAEQLNIPSFIVDPVVVDELQDVARLSGVPEIERKSIFHALNQKAVARRVASQLNSKYEDLNLIVTHMGGGITVGAHRKGKVVDVNNGLHGEGPFSPERAGTVPVGDLVSMCFSGEYYADEIMKKLVGQAGYVGYLGTNDAVKVEQRIQNGDEKAKLIFDAMAYQVAKEIGAASAVLAGEVDAIVLTGGLAYGKQFVSQITEQIKWIADVLVHPGENELQALAEGGLRVLREEEIAKIYPVSSVESLV is encoded by the coding sequence GTGACAGATAAAGTATATAGACTTCTGGTAATCAACCCGGGATCAACTTCAACAAAAATAGGCGTATTTGATAATGAGCGTGCTGTATTTGAGAAATCATTACGGCACGATACAGATGAAATCAATCAATTTAAAACAATCATCGATCAATATGAATTTAGGAAAAATACTATTCTTGAAGCGTTAGATGAAGAAGATATTAATATTTCGAGATTATCCGCGGTTGTAGGACGCGGTGGTTTGTTGCGTCCTATCGAGGGTGGAACATACTCAGTTAATGAACGCATGCTTGAAGATCTTCGTAATGGTTATTCGGGTGAACATGCTTCGAATTTAGGTGGGATTATTGCTTTTGAAATTGCTGAACAGCTCAATATCCCATCTTTTATTGTTGACCCAGTAGTTGTTGATGAGCTTCAAGATGTAGCTCGCCTTTCTGGAGTGCCAGAAATCGAACGTAAAAGTATTTTTCATGCATTAAACCAAAAAGCAGTCGCCAGACGAGTAGCTTCTCAATTAAATAGCAAATACGAAGATCTTAACCTTATCGTAACTCATATGGGTGGCGGGATAACCGTAGGCGCCCATCGAAAAGGTAAAGTCGTGGATGTAAATAATGGTTTGCACGGTGAAGGGCCATTCTCACCAGAACGTGCTGGAACAGTTCCTGTTGGTGATCTAGTCTCCATGTGTTTTTCAGGAGAATATTATGCTGACGAAATTATGAAAAAGCTTGTTGGACAAGCAGGTTACGTTGGTTATCTTGGAACAAACGATGCCGTTAAAGTGGAACAGCGGATTCAAAATGGAGATGAGAAGGCGAAACTGATCTTTGATGCCATGGCATACCAGGTAGCTAAAGAGATTGGAGCGGCTAGTGCTGTTCTTGCTGGAGAAGTGGATGCGATCGTTTTAACGGGTGGGCTTGCTTATGGAAAACAATTTGTCTCGCAAATTACTGAGCAAATCAAGTGGATTGCTGATGTTCTCGTTCATCCTGGTGAAAATGAGCTACAGGCACTCGCAGAAGGTGGATTACGCGTGTTAAGAGAAGAGGAAATAGCGAAAATTTATCCTGTTTCTTCTGTGGAGTCACTGGTTTAG
- the bcd gene encoding branched-chain amino acid dehydrogenase: MELFTYMEKYDYEQVVVCQDKASGLKAIIAIHDTTLGPALGGTRMWTYASEEAAFEDALRLAKGMTYKNAAAGLNLGGGKTVIIGDPRKDKNEAMFRAFGRYIQGLNGRYITAEDVGTTVQDMDTIHEETEYVTGISPAFGSSGNPSPVTAYGVYVGMKAAAKEAFGTDSLQGKTVAVQGVGNVAYNLCKHLHEEGASLVVTDINKESVDRAVTDFGAKAVDPDDIYEVDCDIFAPCALGAIINDDTIGKIKAKVIAGAANNQLRETTHGDQIHEMGIVYAPDYVINAGGVINVADELYGYNRDRAMKRVDGIYDTISKVIEISKRDGIPTYAAADRLAEERIEQMKQSRSQFLMNSQHILGHRR, from the coding sequence ATGGAACTTTTTACTTATATGGAGAAATACGATTATGAACAAGTGGTTGTTTGTCAAGATAAAGCTTCAGGATTAAAAGCGATTATTGCGATTCATGATACAACTCTAGGACCAGCTCTCGGCGGAACAAGAATGTGGACATACGCTTCTGAAGAAGCTGCATTTGAGGATGCACTTCGTTTAGCCAAAGGAATGACGTACAAAAATGCTGCAGCAGGTTTAAATCTCGGCGGAGGAAAAACAGTTATCATCGGTGATCCTCGTAAAGACAAAAATGAAGCGATGTTCCGTGCATTTGGACGATATATTCAGGGATTAAACGGTCGTTACATTACTGCCGAAGACGTGGGTACTACTGTTCAAGATATGGATACTATTCATGAAGAAACAGAATATGTAACGGGTATTTCACCAGCGTTTGGTTCTTCTGGTAACCCTTCTCCTGTAACAGCTTATGGTGTTTATGTAGGAATGAAGGCGGCAGCAAAAGAAGCGTTTGGTACAGATTCTTTACAAGGTAAAACAGTAGCTGTTCAAGGTGTAGGAAATGTTGCCTATAATCTCTGCAAACACCTTCATGAAGAAGGAGCTTCTCTAGTTGTTACAGATATCAACAAAGAATCAGTTGATCGTGCAGTAACTGACTTTGGTGCAAAAGCTGTAGATCCCGACGACATTTACGAGGTAGACTGTGATATTTTTGCACCATGTGCACTTGGTGCAATTATCAATGACGATACAATTGGCAAAATTAAAGCGAAAGTTATTGCAGGAGCAGCAAACAACCAGCTTCGCGAAACAACACACGGTGATCAGATTCATGAGATGGGTATTGTTTATGCCCCAGACTATGTAATCAATGCTGGTGGTGTTATTAACGTTGCAGATGAGCTTTATGGCTATAATCGCGATCGTGCAATGAAGCGCGTTGATGGCATTTATGACACTATTTCAAAAGTTATCGAAATTTCTAAACGCGATGGCATTCCTACTTATGCAGCGGCAGACCGTCTTGCTGAAGAAAGAATTGAGCAAATGAAGCAGTCAAGAAGTCAATTCTTAATGAACTCTCAGCATATTTTAGGTCATCGTAGATAA
- the yqiS gene encoding phosphate butyryltransferase, translating into MNLDQLVMEVSKQPNKTIALAAAADKEVIEAVHKAIQKQLASFILYGEKQEIKRMLTDEGLTESSSLQIVHVESDQEASRMAVQAVRNGDADVLMKGMVSTSVILKEVLNKEYGLRKGKVLSHVAAFDVRGYERLLFVTDSGMNIEPDLTQKVEIVNNAVSIARSIGIARPKVVPLAAVEVVNPAMQATLDASALTQMNRRDQISECVIDGPLALDNAISIEAAEHKGIQSEVAGKADILLVPSIEVGNALYKSLVYFANAKVGGVIAGAKAPIVLTSRADSSESKVYSIALAVSSAK; encoded by the coding sequence ATGAATCTAGATCAACTTGTAATGGAAGTATCCAAACAACCTAACAAAACGATTGCACTTGCTGCTGCTGCAGATAAAGAAGTGATTGAAGCGGTTCATAAAGCTATTCAGAAACAACTGGCATCATTCATTCTTTACGGTGAAAAGCAAGAAATCAAGCGAATGTTAACTGATGAAGGTTTAACTGAATCATCATCTCTTCAAATTGTGCATGTGGAGTCAGATCAAGAAGCTTCGAGAATGGCTGTTCAAGCCGTTCGAAATGGAGATGCCGATGTTTTAATGAAAGGAATGGTCTCCACTTCAGTCATTTTGAAAGAAGTATTAAATAAAGAATATGGCTTGCGAAAAGGAAAGGTTCTTTCGCACGTAGCCGCATTCGATGTTAGAGGATATGAACGACTGCTTTTTGTAACAGACTCTGGTATGAATATTGAGCCGGATTTAACGCAAAAGGTGGAAATTGTTAATAACGCCGTATCGATTGCGAGAAGTATTGGAATTGCGCGCCCTAAAGTTGTTCCGTTAGCCGCAGTAGAAGTCGTTAATCCAGCTATGCAAGCGACGCTTGATGCATCGGCGCTAACTCAGATGAATAGAAGAGACCAGATTTCTGAATGCGTGATTGATGGACCACTCGCATTGGATAACGCTATTTCAATAGAAGCAGCAGAGCATAAGGGAATACAAAGTGAAGTAGCTGGGAAAGCAGATATCCTTCTTGTTCCTTCAATAGAAGTAGGGAATGCATTGTATAAATCACTTGTCTATTTTGCAAATGCAAAAGTTGGTGGAGTCATCGCTGGCGCTAAAGCGCCAATTGTTTTAACTTCTCGCGCAGATAGTTCAGAAAGCAAAGTTTATAGTATCGCGCTTGCAGTAAGTTCAGCTAAATAA
- a CDS encoding sigma 54-interacting transcriptional regulator, producing the protein MRTCMIVGAGRGGLALLQILQETKMMKVIAMVDCHQGAPGILKARNSGIAVFEDWKVALNQFEIDVIVEATGDEAVFEEIRDRREKHTVLIPGSVANIVLKLIEEKEILIDTLRHQSKQQEIILDSTHDGMIAVDVNEEVTLFNRSAEKITGISKELADGKIIGSLMASSRLPRVLSSGKAEINKEQLLPNGKKIITTRIPMFNDEGKRIGALAVFKDMTAIEQMAQEVTNLKSVQSMLEAIIQSSDEAISVVDETGKGLMINPAYTRLTGLQREEVIGKPANTDISEGESMHMRVLRTRKPVRGVQMKVGPSKREVVVNVSPVIVDGLLKGSVGVIHDISELHSLNNQLQRARQIIRTLEAKYSFEDIIGKSEEMTFSVQQAKLAASTPATVLLRGESGTGKELFAHAIHNASDRKYNKFVRVNCAAISESLFESELFGYEDGAFSGARQGGKRGLFEEANGGSIFLDEIGEVSLGTQAKLLRVLQEREIVRVGGAKPISINVRIIAATNAKLEKRIIDGSFREDLYYRLNRLPIQIAPLRQRKEDITALAKHLLTKINQDYGRNVKGITEAAVDYLKSYDWPGNVREFENVLGRIVIHMDVSETMIDSHHLPSLLSEKKDADVLFVERTPDKMLSQLVDEFEKKTIRQTLAHYEGNKTATAKALGVSLRNLYYKMEKHGIEKSGMQ; encoded by the coding sequence TTGCGAACATGTATGATTGTAGGTGCTGGAAGAGGCGGATTGGCGCTTTTGCAGATTTTGCAGGAAACTAAAATGATGAAAGTTATTGCGATGGTGGATTGTCACCAAGGCGCACCTGGTATTCTTAAAGCTCGTAATAGTGGGATAGCTGTATTTGAAGATTGGAAAGTAGCATTAAATCAATTTGAAATCGATGTCATTGTAGAAGCTACTGGGGATGAAGCGGTTTTTGAAGAAATAAGAGACAGGCGAGAAAAGCATACTGTCCTGATTCCAGGATCGGTCGCTAATATTGTTTTAAAGCTTATTGAAGAAAAAGAAATATTAATTGATACGTTACGACATCAATCCAAACAACAAGAAATTATTTTAGATTCAACACATGATGGCATGATTGCTGTGGATGTGAATGAGGAAGTGACCTTATTTAATCGAAGTGCCGAGAAAATAACGGGAATTAGCAAAGAGCTCGCGGATGGAAAAATAATTGGGTCTCTTATGGCTTCAAGTAGACTTCCGCGCGTCCTTTCATCTGGAAAAGCGGAAATTAATAAAGAACAGTTACTTCCTAATGGTAAGAAAATTATTACCACGAGAATTCCGATGTTTAATGATGAAGGAAAACGCATAGGGGCTTTGGCTGTTTTTAAAGATATGACCGCAATTGAACAGATGGCGCAAGAGGTAACAAATTTAAAAAGTGTTCAATCAATGCTGGAAGCTATAATACAGTCTTCTGACGAGGCAATCTCAGTAGTGGATGAAACTGGGAAAGGGCTTATGATCAACCCTGCCTACACAAGATTAACTGGTCTTCAACGGGAAGAAGTAATTGGAAAGCCGGCGAATACGGATATTTCTGAAGGTGAAAGCATGCACATGCGTGTACTCAGAACGAGAAAACCAGTGCGTGGCGTGCAAATGAAAGTCGGTCCCTCAAAAAGAGAAGTTGTTGTTAATGTTTCACCAGTTATAGTGGATGGTCTATTAAAAGGAAGTGTCGGTGTGATTCATGACATTTCAGAACTACACTCTTTGAACAATCAACTTCAACGAGCGAGACAAATAATCAGAACACTTGAAGCGAAGTATTCCTTTGAAGACATTATCGGGAAGTCAGAGGAAATGACTTTCTCTGTACAACAAGCGAAACTGGCAGCCTCGACGCCAGCTACTGTTCTTCTTCGTGGTGAATCGGGAACAGGTAAGGAACTATTTGCCCATGCCATACATAATGCAAGTGATCGTAAATACAACAAATTTGTCAGAGTGAACTGTGCTGCTATTTCTGAATCCTTATTTGAAAGCGAACTTTTTGGTTATGAAGATGGCGCATTTTCAGGTGCTAGACAGGGTGGTAAACGAGGGCTTTTTGAGGAGGCGAATGGAGGGAGTATATTCCTTGATGAAATAGGGGAGGTATCTCTAGGGACTCAGGCAAAGCTTCTTCGCGTTCTTCAGGAGCGAGAAATAGTTCGTGTAGGTGGAGCGAAGCCAATTTCAATTAATGTAAGAATAATTGCAGCAACAAATGCGAAACTGGAAAAAAGAATAATCGATGGTTCATTTAGGGAAGATTTATACTATCGATTAAATCGACTGCCGATACAAATAGCTCCTTTGAGACAACGGAAAGAAGATATTACTGCCCTTGCGAAACATTTACTTACGAAAATTAATCAAGATTATGGGAGAAATGTTAAAGGGATAACGGAGGCGGCTGTTGACTATTTAAAATCTTATGATTGGCCAGGTAATGTTAGGGAGTTTGAGAATGTTTTGGGAAGAATTGTGATTCATATGGATGTCTCTGAAACGATGATTGATTCGCACCATCTCCCATCATTGTTGAGTGAGAAAAAAGACGCTGATGTGCTGTTCGTCGAACGAACACCTGACAAAATGTTGTCTCAGCTAGTCGATGAATTTGAAAAGAAGACAATTCGTCAAACTCTTGCCCATTATGAGGGAAATAAAACTGCGACAGCAAAGGCCTTAGGTGTGTCACTTCGTAATCTGTACTACAAGATGGAAAAACACGGTATTGAAAAGTCTGGCATGCAATAA
- a CDS encoding DUF2627 domain-containing protein: MRLVALLVVLIPGITGVIGIKLMRDVLFGVVNPPFTSLVVQFIFGLIFLIAGLAFVGGFIFYRDRKRNKVQPRFSSKKQ; encoded by the coding sequence ATGAGGTTAGTTGCTTTGCTTGTCGTATTAATTCCAGGAATCACCGGCGTTATCGGTATCAAATTAATGAGAGATGTTCTTTTCGGAGTAGTAAACCCACCGTTCACTTCTCTTGTTGTTCAATTTATTTTCGGACTCATTTTCCTTATCGCTGGCCTTGCTTTCGTTGGTGGATTTATTTTCTATCGTGATCGCAAGCGAAATAAAGTACAGCCAAGATTCTCTTCTAAAAAACAGTAA
- the spo0A gene encoding sporulation transcription factor Spo0A, whose product MQKIKVCLADDNRELVNLIEEYMSRQEDMEVVGTASNGQECLEVLEDQEPDVLVLDIIMPHLDGLAVLERLREMNYTCSVIMLTAFGQEDVTKKAVDLGASYFILKPFDMDNLASHVRQVSGKKTTFTTSNGSYKRPQRESRPRNLDASITSIIHEIGVPAHIKGYMYLREAITMVYNDIELLGSITKVLYPDIAKKFNTTSSRVERAIRHAIEVAWSRGNVESISNLFGYTVSMSKAKPTNSEFIAMVADKLRIEHNMDNYSHSR is encoded by the coding sequence GTGCAAAAAATAAAAGTATGTCTAGCTGATGATAATCGTGAATTGGTGAATTTAATTGAGGAATATATGTCACGACAAGAGGATATGGAGGTAGTCGGAACCGCTTCCAATGGACAGGAATGCTTAGAAGTTCTTGAAGATCAAGAACCTGATGTACTTGTACTTGATATTATTATGCCGCATTTAGATGGCCTGGCTGTTCTAGAACGTTTAAGAGAAATGAATTATACTTGTAGCGTTATTATGCTCACTGCCTTCGGTCAGGAAGACGTAACGAAAAAAGCAGTAGATTTAGGAGCATCCTACTTTATTTTAAAACCGTTTGATATGGATAATTTAGCAAGTCATGTAAGGCAAGTAAGTGGTAAGAAAACAACATTTACAACAAGTAATGGCTCATATAAGCGTCCTCAGCGTGAAAGTCGCCCTAGAAACCTTGATGCGAGCATCACGAGTATTATTCATGAAATCGGGGTACCGGCACATATTAAAGGTTATATGTACTTAAGAGAAGCGATTACGATGGTTTATAATGATATTGAACTATTAGGTTCAATCACGAAGGTCCTATATCCTGATATTGCGAAAAAATTCAATACAACTTCATCCAGAGTTGAACGTGCGATTCGTCATGCGATTGAGGTTGCTTGGAGTCGAGGTAATGTAGAGTCTATTTCAAACTTGTTTGGCTATACTGTGAGTATGTCTAAAGCGAAACCAACAAATTCTGAGTTCATTGCAATGGTTGCTGATAAGCTTCGGATTGAGCACAACATGGATAATTATTCTCATAGCAGGTAA
- the spoIVB gene encoding SpoIVB peptidase: MKIEMFRKLLGVVLLGGLIVLGFSKPIQLFLSIPDEIIMFEGDQTTISSVTTAVATLESSEVASLNPSGKEIAVNGAKSGSDILDLTVGNIPIKKVDVKVLPDFKVIPGGQSIGVKLNTRGVLVVGHHLIHTNQGDRSPGEIADIQVGDIITKINGQAVQKMSDIGSIVKKAANNGQALEVTIVRENEELSKKLVPVKDKQNEAYRIGLYIRDSAAGVGTLTFYHPDTKKYGALGHVISDMDTKKPIVVNRGEIYPSSVTSIEKGSNGHPGEKLARFSKTDQKLGTITRNSPFGIFGEMNQEVKKGLYDKPMPIALSHQVKEGPAKILTVVKGSEVKEYDVEVISSIPQKFPATKGMVIKVTDPQLLNETGGIVQGMSGSPIIQDGKVIGAVTHVFVNDSTSGYGVHIEWMLEEAGINIYEESRNEKRTAS, translated from the coding sequence TTGAAGATAGAGATGTTTCGAAAGCTGTTAGGAGTAGTTCTCCTTGGAGGTTTAATCGTACTTGGGTTTTCAAAACCAATACAGTTATTTTTATCAATTCCAGATGAGATTATCATGTTTGAAGGAGATCAAACAACAATATCCTCTGTTACTACTGCCGTTGCAACGCTTGAAAGCTCTGAAGTGGCAAGTCTTAACCCTTCGGGGAAAGAAATTGCGGTTAACGGCGCCAAAAGCGGTTCTGATATTCTGGATTTAACTGTTGGAAATATTCCCATTAAAAAAGTTGATGTGAAAGTTCTTCCTGATTTTAAAGTTATACCTGGTGGGCAATCAATTGGTGTAAAATTAAACACTCGTGGTGTACTCGTTGTTGGTCACCATTTAATTCATACGAATCAAGGAGATCGGTCACCAGGAGAAATTGCTGACATTCAAGTAGGCGATATTATCACTAAGATAAATGGTCAAGCCGTTCAAAAAATGAGCGACATTGGCTCAATTGTAAAAAAAGCAGCAAATAATGGCCAAGCATTAGAAGTGACGATTGTAAGAGAAAACGAAGAACTTAGTAAGAAGTTGGTTCCTGTTAAGGATAAACAAAATGAAGCATACAGGATTGGGTTGTATATACGTGACTCTGCAGCAGGAGTTGGCACGCTAACGTTTTATCATCCAGATACGAAAAAATATGGTGCTCTAGGACATGTTATTTCTGATATGGATACGAAGAAGCCAATTGTAGTTAATCGGGGAGAGATTTATCCCTCTTCTGTAACATCAATTGAAAAAGGTAGCAACGGTCACCCTGGTGAAAAGCTAGCAAGATTTTCTAAAACGGATCAAAAGCTTGGTACAATAACGCGGAACAGTCCTTTCGGTATTTTCGGAGAAATGAACCAGGAAGTAAAAAAAGGCCTGTATGATAAGCCGATGCCGATTGCGCTATCTCATCAAGTGAAAGAAGGTCCCGCTAAAATTTTAACAGTAGTAAAAGGTAGTGAGGTAAAAGAATATGATGTAGAAGTTATCAGTTCAATTCCTCAGAAGTTCCCTGCTACAAAAGGAATGGTTATTAAAGTAACTGATCCGCAGTTGTTAAATGAAACGGGTGGGATTGTACAAGGGATGAGTGGAAGCCCCATTATTCAAGATGGAAAAGTAATTGGAGCGGTTACTCATGTGTTTGTTAATGATTCCACTTCAGGCTATGGCGTTCATATTGAATGGATGTTAGAAGAAGCTGGTATTAATATTTATGAAGAAAGTCGTAATGAAAAGCGAACAGCGAGCTAA
- the recN gene encoding DNA repair protein RecN → MLAELSIRNFAIIEAITVSFERGLTVLTGETGAGKSIIIDAIGLLVGGRGSAEFVRYGTKKAEIEGLFHIDTSHPTVQKLEDVGIEFTDDMVVLRRDISHTGKSICRVNGKLVTLGILREIGQTLIDIHGQHEHQDLMQSDKHLTLLDQFGERSIGPALFEYREIFQRYKKIQQQMKNLTENEQQMAHRLDLIQYQLEEITKAELSPNEDDQLMDEKLRLGNFEKLYTALQDVYDSLHGDNKGLDWVGLAMSQLESVADLDEELQGYHEEVANQFYLLEETAGKLNTYRDQLEFDPARLDFVEERLNEIQLLKRKYGESVEDILEYAASIEDEVDELLNREDRVDELQADLKGIKADLTVEANNLTGLRKKVASELVGSIHHELRDLYMEKTEFAIHFNDRDESKKDFFHRSGQDDIDFMISTNPGEPLKELSKTASGGELSRIMLALKSIFSKHQGITSIIFDEVDTGVSGRVAQAMAEKIQRLSAGSQVLVITHLPQVAAMADHHLYISKEETGEGRTKTSVGNLSTDEQIEELGRMIAGAEMTELTKKHAKELLYQANQIKS, encoded by the coding sequence CGTGGGTTAACCGTTCTTACTGGAGAAACAGGTGCTGGTAAATCCATCATTATTGATGCCATAGGGCTATTAGTTGGTGGGAGAGGTTCAGCTGAATTCGTTCGTTATGGAACGAAAAAAGCAGAAATTGAAGGGTTATTTCATATTGATACAAGCCATCCAACGGTGCAAAAACTTGAAGATGTCGGAATCGAGTTTACAGATGACATGGTGGTACTGCGCCGTGATATTTCACATACAGGTAAAAGCATCTGCCGAGTAAATGGAAAGTTAGTGACGCTTGGAATTTTGCGAGAGATTGGTCAAACACTTATTGACATTCACGGTCAGCATGAACATCAGGATTTAATGCAATCTGATAAGCATCTTACTTTGCTCGATCAGTTTGGGGAACGGTCAATTGGTCCGGCTCTTTTTGAATACAGGGAAATCTTTCAAAGATACAAAAAAATCCAGCAGCAAATGAAAAATTTAACTGAGAATGAACAGCAGATGGCTCATAGGCTGGATTTAATTCAATATCAACTTGAAGAAATCACGAAAGCTGAGCTTTCTCCTAATGAAGATGATCAGTTAATGGACGAGAAATTACGATTAGGTAATTTTGAGAAACTATATACCGCTCTTCAGGATGTTTATGATTCCCTACATGGAGATAATAAAGGACTAGACTGGGTAGGGCTTGCGATGTCACAACTAGAGTCAGTTGCGGACCTTGATGAAGAACTACAGGGATACCATGAAGAAGTAGCCAATCAATTTTATCTACTTGAAGAAACGGCAGGTAAATTAAATACATATCGTGATCAACTTGAATTTGATCCCGCACGATTGGATTTTGTAGAAGAACGACTAAACGAAATTCAATTATTAAAGCGAAAGTATGGAGAATCGGTAGAAGATATATTGGAATATGCAGCTTCGATTGAAGATGAAGTAGATGAATTATTAAACAGAGAAGATCGCGTAGACGAGCTACAGGCTGACTTAAAGGGTATTAAGGCTGATTTAACTGTAGAGGCTAATAATTTGACCGGTCTGCGAAAAAAAGTTGCTAGTGAGCTTGTTGGATCCATTCACCATGAGCTTAGAGATCTTTATATGGAAAAAACAGAATTTGCAATTCATTTTAATGACCGTGATGAAAGTAAGAAAGACTTTTTCCATCGATCCGGACAAGATGATATTGATTTTATGATCTCTACCAATCCAGGCGAGCCGCTTAAGGAGCTTTCTAAAACGGCTTCTGGTGGCGAGTTATCTCGTATCATGTTAGCGTTGAAGTCCATCTTCTCAAAACATCAAGGTATTACATCAATTATATTTGACGAAGTAGATACTGGTGTAAGTGGAAGGGTTGCTCAAGCGATGGCGGAGAAGATACAGCGTCTTTCCGCCGGGTCCCAAGTACTTGTTATTACTCACCTTCCTCAAGTTGCAGCAATGGCTGATCATCACCTTTATATTTCAAAAGAAGAAACGGGTGAAGGTCGAACAAAGACAAGTGTTGGAAATTTAAGTACAGATGAACAAATAGAAGAACTTGGAAGAATGATTGCTGGCGCCGAAATGACAGAGCTTACAAAGAAACATGCAAAAGAATTGTTATATCAAGCAAACCAAATTAAATCATGA